The Chryseobacterium glaciei DNA window CCATCACAAGTAAACCCCGCTGATTATTCAACCATATTTTATGCCGGAGGTCACGGAGCAATGTGGGATTTTGCCGAGAATACAGAATTAGCCAACATTGCTTCAAAAATTTATGAAAACGGAGGAATTGTAGCTGCAGTTTGCCATGGTCCGTCAGGTTTGGTGAATATTAAATTGAACGATGGAAAATATTTAGTTGACGGTAAAAAAATCAATGCTTTTACCAATGAAGAAGAAGCTGAAGTGAAATTAACCAACGTAGTTCCTTTTCTTTTGGAAGATAAATTAAAAGAAAGAGGCGCAAAATTTGAGAAATCAGGACTTTGGCAGAATCATGTGGTGACGGATCAGAGAGTGATTACTGGGCAAAATCCTCAATCTGCAAAAAGTGTAGGTGAGGCTATTTTAAAGGAATTAAATAAGTAATTATTAAATATTTTAACCACAAAAGACTTTTACACTTAAGTTATTTTAAGCTAAAATTATTTTGTTGAAAAGAACACTTAAGTTTTTGAAAATCTAAGATTTTCGGCTTATGTGATCTTACTATTTTCAATACATTAAACTTTAAACTTTAAAACTAAAGTGGTCTAAAGTGTTTCAATAAAAACTTTTGTGACTTTTATGGCTAAATCAACTTAAAAAATTAAGAAAAAAAATGGAATATAGAAAATTAGGAAACACAGATCTGGAACTATCCGT harbors:
- a CDS encoding type 1 glutamine amidotransferase domain-containing protein yields the protein MKKLALLILALFTIGFAQAQTKKSKNMKKKILFVITSHDKKGDIGENTGYYLGEVSHPWEVLHKAGYEIDFVSPKGGTPPVDGFDLKDPVNKEFWESKDKSKIDNSLTPSQVNPADYSTIFYAGGHGAMWDFAENTELANIASKIYENGGIVAAVCHGPSGLVNIKLNDGKYLVDGKKINAFTNEEEAEVKLTNVVPFLLEDKLKERGAKFEKSGLWQNHVVTDQRVITGQNPQSAKSVGEAILKELNK